Part of the Aquila chrysaetos chrysaetos chromosome Z, bAquChr1.4, whole genome shotgun sequence genome is shown below.
TAGATGAGGAAGTTGCGGACAGAGGTGAGAACGTCGCGGCGCATCTTCCTCTTCAGTTCCTCCGGGTCCATCTTGGGCCCTAGGCCCTCGATGCGGAACAtgccgccggccgccccgcggAAAGGCCGCACCGGCGCTACTACGGCTGCCGAGGAGGGACACACGtggcggcgggaggggaggcCGCGTCACGTGAcgggggaggcgggcggggtCTGCGGCGGC
Proteins encoded:
- the TOMM5 gene encoding mitochondrial import receptor subunit TOM5 homolog, with protein sequence MFRIEGLGPKMDPEELKRKMRRDVLTSVRNFLIYVALLRITPFILKKLDSI